TCCCATCGCCTTGGCCTGCCGCTCGCTCGAGGCGAGTTGCTGCTCCAGCCGCTCCGCCTCGGCTCCCGATGCCCGCCGGCCTATCATCCCCCGCACCGCGCTCAAGGCCGACTGCCCGCTGCCGCCATGGCCTTGCCGCTGAAACTGCCGCGCCAATTCCAGCGCCCCGCCTCCACCCTGGACCCTGCCGCCGCTGGCCAGCGCACTGCCCGCACTGCCATTGTCTGCCTCGCGAGCGCCGCCGCCTTCATCCCATCCTGTTGTCGAGGCTCCCACCGCCGAGGCCCCTCCCCTGCGTCGCGCCAGCGCCGCGCTCATCCCCGCCAGCAAACCACCGCCCGCCAAGCCGCCTCCCAGGCCGCCTAGCCCTGCGCTCATCGGCGGCGGCGCCAGCAGCGCGGGGCTGGACATTCCGCCGCTCGCCGCCTGCGGCGCTGCGGCCCCCTCGGATGCTCCGCTTGTCGACATCCCGGCCGCCATCATGCCGCCGGCCCGTTGCGCCAATTGCGCCATGCCATACAGCGAGCCCGTCAGCAGCATCATCGTGATCATCGGCGTCGCCGTGAACAAGGTGTCCGCCATCCCCAGCATCGCATCGACCTGCGCGTGAAAGTCGCGCAGCGCTTCCGGCGTGAACAGCGCCATCGGATCCGCCGTGCCATGCGCCAGATTGGCCAGTTGTTCCCGCATGCTCAGTTGCACATAGGCGTTGACGATCGCCGCCCCTGGCAGCCAGCTGTAAACCCAGACCCCAAACAGCAGGTAGCGCGCCAGCAGCTGGATACCTTGCAGCCCCAGCAGCAGCATCACCACCGCCATCACCGGCGCGAACGCGACGAACAGGAAGGTGCAGATATTCATGGCGTAGGTGATCGTGCCCCGGAACATGCTGCCGGGACCGCTTTCTCTCGCGCCGCTTTCCTGCAGCCCTATGGTGTAGGCGGTATCCGCAGACTGGGCGCTGCCCAGCTTCAGCGCCTGCATCACCAGCGGCGCAAAGACGATGTTCTGCAGGATCTGCGCTCGCGACAGCGGCAAGTTGCCCATTGCCTGCTCCAGCGCGTCATCCACATCCATCGGCGACAACCGGCATTGGCTGCCGCAATCCGGCTTTGCGCCGACCGCGACGCCCAGCTTGAAGGCCAGTCCGTCGTCGCTTTGGCTGCCCAGCCACTGCACGCCCCGCTCCCGCAGCCATTGCGCCGTTTCGCGGCAGGTCCGCACCAGGCTGGGGCCGGGATAGGGCGCGCTGTATGGAGGCCGGGCGTCCCAGACCTGGCTGTAGCCCTGCACCGGACTGCTGGCCAGGTAGTCCAGCACGGCGGCGCTGCGGCCCAGTTCGACGTAATTCAGGCTGTTGCCATTGCTGTCATGCGTGCAGTAGCGGCCGTAGCTGCTCAGCGTGGCGACATAGTCCGCCCCCAGCAAGGGCCCGGCTCTTTGCCCTATCTGGCGCAAACCCTGCGCCAGCCTCAGCGGACGGGCGAAACCGTCCCGCGTCAACACCGATTCCTGTCCGTCCACTCCGGAGAATGCGGTTTCCAATTCTTCGGTCACTTCGCGCGACAGGCCGGAGGCGAAGGCTGCGGTATAGGCGATGGCGATGGGCACGCCATCCACCGGCGCCACCGCCGCCGGCCCGCCATCCATCGCATACAGATTCTCCACCACCACCCGCTCGGTCGGCACGAAGGCCACGCCGTAGGCCACCGCCATCAGCAACACATGATGCACATTGACTTGCTGCCGCAACACGCCACCCACCAGCGCGGCCGTCAGCGTCACCAGCAGGCCCAGGCCGGCGACGGGCCCCAAGCCCAGCGACGATGCGCCATTGGCGAACACGCTGCCTCGGCCGAACAGCATCGCCAGCCCTTCCAGCGCCGCCCGCATCACATGCGGATCTCCCAGGGTGTAGACCGTGACCGACATGGGCTCAGTCCGCCACCGCGCCAGAGCCGCCGCCTGCCGTGTTTTTTTCCGGGAAGTCGTATAGGGATTTGCGCCCCATGATCAGGTCTTCGATCGCCGACTGCGGAATATCCCGTTCTTTCAGCGCATTCAGCAAAAGGTAAGAGCAAGGAAAAACCACGCCGCGGGCGCGCAAGGCCTGGATGGTTTTCTCCTTCCAGGGCTGCTGCTCTTCTGAAACCATGCTGCCCTCCGCCGCCCGCCCCAGTTCCTGCAAGCGATATTGATAGCCGTGCTCAAGCAGCCACAATGCGATATCAAATCTGCCTCTAACACCAATTGCGAGCACTGGCGCACTAGATGAAAGGTTTATGCTTTCATGTACGTGAATATCCGCACCGGCCGCCAGCAAAATCTTGATATTGTCGAATAGGCCGTAATAGGCCGCTAGCAATAGCGGCGCATTGGGCCTGGGCCGCTCCAGGTTCCGATCGCTATTCGGCGCGCCGCCATGTTTCAGCGCCTGCTTGAGAAAAGCGGGATCGGCCGTTCCCGCCGCCAACTCCATGGCGGAAAAGCCATCGTCGATTACCGTCAGATCCTCTTTCAAGCCATGGCCTTTGCCGGATCCCAGCCCATCGCCGCGGCCTCGCAAATTGGGATCGGCACCGTTTTCCAGCAAGACCTGGAAAGTTTTCGGTTGATCAGAGCAGATTGCCCACATCAATACCGGCACGGCGCCGTCCTCTAAATGATTAGGATCGGCCCCACCCCGGATTTGCCGCAATACCTCTTCTACGTCCCCAGCCGCCACGGCTTTCGCCAGTCGCGTGGCCAGGTCTTGCTGATAAGCTTGGCCAAGCGGTCTACCCGCGCACTGCACTTCGCCCGCCAGTACCTCGCATCCGCTCAATGCCGCCACCAGGATCCCTCCCAACAAACACTCAGTGATTTTTCGCATATGGTTGGCCATTTCTGGCGGCCCTGCCGCCTAATATCTTTTGCAAGGTATTCAGGACATTGCCGTTTTTGTGCAAGTCGGGACTATTCTTCAACCGAGCCCAGGTGCCGACAACCGGCTTTTCGTCCAGCCAAGGCGACAACGGGATCTGCAGGCCGGCCGCTTCCGGCACTCTGTCCGCGAAGCCGCCAGGGCCGCCCAAGCTCTGAGGGGACAAAGGCGACAGCAGATTCACCAAGGTATCGGCCACGGCCGAACCTTGGGCCCGATGCAATATCTCGCCATCCAGATAGTAGGCCTTGACGCTTTGTTTCAACCCCTGCAGGGTCCCGCCCAGTTGCCGCACCACATCCTGATGCAAGCCCGCTGCGTTGAAGGTTCGTGCAGGCGATCTCGTTCGCGCTGATGCCATGGAAGCCAAGCCTCCACCAAGAGAGTGCCCGGTATAACTTAAATGCCCTTGAAATTCAGAATTCATTGACAAGGCTACTGCCAAATTTGCAGCCAAACTGTATTGACTTGTCACCACTCCCGCTGCGTTCAAAGCATCGGTAACCATGTCATTTGTCTCACCCTCTGTGCCTCGAAAAGCCACCGTGTAGCGGCCACTGCCCTCATCCCGGTACAGCGCAGAGGCGAAGCCGCTTTTCGCATCCTCGAACATCGATGGACTCAGTCCACGACTTAGCAGCTCGTTCGCGCCCAGCCTATGAATGCCGAAGGCGGCCAGCGCCGATTCCATCTGTCGGATCTGGCTTTGCGTCACAGGATTGGAGGATTGGCGGTGCAGATAGACATCCTCCGATTTCAAATCATCTTTGTAGGCCTCAACCATTTCACTCAATGCCTTCTCTCCGCCCAGCCCGGCTGCAAGCCGGCTCCTGCTTGCCGGATCCGCAAGCTGCCTCGCCAATTGCTGGGATTGCTGATTCAGGCGAGCATATTTGGCCAGATCTTGCTTATCCTGGCTGGATGACGGGGCTTGGCTAGCTTGCGCCGCGCGAGCCAAGCCGCCATACATGGCGGCGTGGGGGGCGGCCTGAGGCGCTGACCCGCCAGCAGACAGCGCCCCTCCGCCATAGCTCATCACCTGCCTCGCGGCAAAAGCGGCCGCTTCTTGCGCTTGTCGCCGCACCTTTCTGTCTGCGGCGTCTTTTTTTGCTGCGTGAACTTTTTTCGCGCCCTCGGGGGGCCTACTGCTCCTATGCGGCAAAGGGCCAGATCCCGCGGTATGTTGCGCCACCTGGCCCTTGGGACTGGAAGGCTCCCCACCCTGTTGGGTTTTAAGAGCTGCCAGCGCGCCAGCATGCCCGCCAGCTTGCGCCATTTCCTCCAACACCGCCCGCGCGCCCGCTCCGCCATCCCCTCGCCCCAACGCCCCATCCAGCTTCTGCGCGAACAGCTCCAGCGCCTCCGATGCGCCGCCTCCCATCGCCTTGGCCTGCCGCTCGCTCGAGGCGAGTTGCTGCTCCAGCCGCTCCGCCTCGGCTCCCGATGCCCGCCGGCCTATCATCCCCCGCACCGCGCTCAAGGCCGACTGCCCGCTGCCGCCATGGCCTTGCCGCTGAAACTGCCGCGCCAATTCCAGCGCCCCGCCTCCACCCTGGACCCTGCCGCCGCTGGCCAGCGCACTGCCCGCACTGCCATTGTCTGCCTCGCGAGCGCCGCCGCCTTCATCCCATCCTGTTGTCGAGGCTCCCACCGCCGAGGCCCCTCCCCTGCGTCGCGCCAGCGCCGCGCTCATCCCCGCCAGCAAACCACCGCCCGCCAAGCCGCCTCCCAGGCCGCCTAGCCCTGCGCTCATCGGCGGCGGCGCCAGCAGCGCGGGGCTGGACATTCCGCCGCTCGCCGCCTGCGGCGCTGCGGCCCCCTCGGATGCTCCGCTTGTCGACATCCCGGCCGCCATCATGCCGCCGGCCCGTTGCGCCAATTGCGCCATGCCATACAGCGAGCCCGTCAGCAGCATCATCGTGATCATCGGCGTCGCCGTGAACAAGGTGTCCGCCATCCCCAGCATCGCATCGACCTGCGCGTGAAAGTCGCGCAGCGCTTCCGGCGTGAACAGCGCCATCGGATCCGCCGTGCCATGCGCCAGATTGGCCAGTTGTTCCCGCATGCTCAGTTGCACATAGGCGTTGACGATCGCCGCCCCTGGCAGCCAGCTGTAAACCCAGACCCCAAACAGCAGGTAGCGCGCCAGCAGCTGGATACCTTGCAGCCCCAGCAGCAGCATCACCACCGCCATCACCGGCGCGAACGCGACGAACAGGAAGGTGCAGATATTCATGGCGTAGGTGATCGTGCCCCGGAACATGCTGCCGGGACCGCTTTCTCTCGCGCCGCTTTCCTGCAGCCCTATGGTGTAGGCGGTATCCGCAGACTGGGCGCTGCCCAGCTTCAGCGCCTGCATCACCAGCGGCGCAAAGACGATGTTCTGCAGGATCTGCGCTCGCGACAGCGGCAAGTTGCCCATTGCCTGCTCCAGCGCGTCATCCACATCCATCGGCGACAACCGGC
The Chromobacterium sp. IIBBL 290-4 DNA segment above includes these coding regions:
- a CDS encoding conjugal transfer protein TraG N-terminal domain-containing protein; this encodes MSVTVYTLGDPHVMRAALEGLAMLFGRGSVFANGASSLGLGPVAGLGLLVTLTAVLVGGVLRQQVNVHHVLLMAVAYGVAFVPTERVVVENLYAMDGGPAAVAPVDGVPIAIAYTAAFASGLSREVTEELETAFSGVDGQESVLTRDGFARPLRLAQGLRQIGQRAGPLLGADYVATLSSYGRYCTHDSNGNSLNYVELGRSAAVLDYLASSPVQGYSQVWDARPPYSAPYPGPSLVRTCRETAQWLRERGVQWLGSQSDDGLAFKLGVAVGAKPDCGSQCRLSPMDVDDALEQAMGNLPLSRAQILQNIVFAPLVMQALKLGSAQSADTAYTIGLQESGARESGPGSMFRGTITYAMNICTFLFVAFAPVMAVVMLLLGLQGIQLLARYLLFGVWVYSWLPGAAIVNAYVQLSMREQLANLAHGTADPMALFTPEALRDFHAQVDAMLGMADTLFTATPMITMMLLTGSLYGMAQLAQRAGGMMAAGMSTSGASEGAAAPQAASGGMSSPALLAPPPMSAGLGGLGGGLAGGGLLAGMSAALARRRGGASAVGASTTGWDEGGGAREADNGSAGSALASGGRVQGGGGALELARQFQRQGHGGSGQSALSAVRGMIGRRASGAEAERLEQQLASSERQAKAMGGGASEALELFAQKLDGALGRGDGGAGARAVLEEMAQAGGHAGALAALKTQQGGEPSSPKGQVAQHTAGSGPLPHRSSRPPEGAKKVHAAKKDAADRKVRRQAQEAAAFAARQVMSYGGGALSAGGSAPQAAPHAAMYGGLARAAQASQAPSSSQDKQDLAKYARLNQQSQQLARQLADPASRSRLAAGLGGEKALSEMVEAYKDDLKSEDVYLHRQSSNPVTQSQIRQMESALAAFGIHRLGANELLSRGLSPSMFEDAKSGFASALYRDEGSGRYTVAFRGTEGETNDMVTDALNAAGVVTSQYSLAANLAVALSMNSEFQGHLSYTGHSLGGGLASMASARTRSPARTFNAAGLHQDVVRQLGGTLQGLKQSVKAYYLDGEILHRAQGSAVADTLVNLLSPLSPQSLGGPGGFADRVPEAAGLQIPLSPWLDEKPVVGTWARLKNSPDLHKNGNVLNTLQKILGGRAARNGQPYAKNH
- a CDS encoding ankyrin repeat domain-containing protein, which translates into the protein MRKITECLLGGILVAALSGCEVLAGEVQCAGRPLGQAYQQDLATRLAKAVAAGDVEEVLRQIRGGADPNHLEDGAVPVLMWAICSDQPKTFQVLLENGADPNLRGRGDGLGSGKGHGLKEDLTVIDDGFSAMELAAGTADPAFLKQALKHGGAPNSDRNLERPRPNAPLLLAAYYGLFDNIKILLAAGADIHVHESINLSSSAPVLAIGVRGRFDIALWLLEHGYQYRLQELGRAAEGSMVSEEQQPWKEKTIQALRARGVVFPCSYLLLNALKERDIPQSAIEDLIMGRKSLYDFPEKNTAGGGSGAVAD
- a CDS encoding conjugal transfer protein TraG N-terminal domain-containing protein, yielding MSVTVYTLGDPHVMRAALEGLAMLFGRGSVFANGASSLGLGPVAGLGLLVTLTAALVGGVLRQQVNVHHVLLMAVAYGVAFVPTERVVVENLYAMDGGPAAVAPVDGVPIAIAYTAAFASGLSREVTEELETAFSGVDGQESVLTRDGFARPLRLAQGLRQIGQRAGPLLGADYVATLSSYGRYCTHDSNGNSLNYVELGRSAAVLDYLASSPVQGYSQVWDARPPYSAPYPGPSLVRTCRETAQWLRERGVQWLGSQSDDGLAFKLGVAVGAKPDCGSQCRLSPMDVDDALEQAMGNLPLSRAQILQNIVFAPLVMQALKLGSAQSADTAYTIGLQESGARESGPGSMFRGTITYAMNICTFLFVAFAPVMAVVMLLLGLQGIQLLARYLLFGVWVYSWLPGAAIVNAYVQLSMREQLANLAHGTADPMALFTPEALRDFHAQVDAMLGMADTLFTATPMITMMLLTGSLYGMAQLAQRAGGMMAAGMSTSGASEGAAAPQAASGGMSSPALLAPPPMSAGLGGLGGGLAGGGLLAGMSAALARRRGGASAVGASTTGWDEGGGAREADNGSAGSALASGGRVQGGGGALELARQFQRQGHGGSGQSALSAVRGMIGRRASGAEAERLEQQLASSERQAKAMGGGASEALELFAQKLDGALGRGDGGAGARAVLEEMAQAAGYSALQRSQPEHAQQAQAAKADVQLGSLHRRSEQQEMKGSFSGESLGSQPAGMDSQGLISNESAELNSRQRTDRVFSRPNLMNLPGWHFQGEGSEELKQAMSILQGSRDALTGKWEPSKGLELERALQQVAHARGLPIEEMASNYSKFVGLFRGAEDRATQRGDFQTGPFREDEKGEARVPLLSMRKSGSIPDNSYHMASNNQLRFGKMVGDAMGLDPVFGALLSPTGGIAGPGNKEIGNAVYAAGGGREVVTNHGIAHDAAGYLFNYHGRGPGYHYVPNNPVQILDKGNPLAGQVDGLAFFLNLNNTGDPDSSIRRNGNRK